ACGCACGAGTTCCGTTTGCCAATGTCGGTCCTCTCAAGATCGAGTCGGACCTCCCGGATGAGAAGGTGCTGTTTCTCTCCGACATCTTTCCGACTGGATACCAGGCAGCGGAGAACGCGCAAATCCTGCCGGGAGATACCGTCGCTGTATGGGGCTGCGGCCCCGTGGGCCAGTTCGCTATCGCATCCGCATTCATGCTGGGTGCCGGCCGCGTGATCGCGATTGATCGCTTGCCCGAACGCCTTGCGCTCGCTCGTTCTCTCGGTGCAGTCACGGTGGATTACTCCGAAAATGACACCGATGTACTCACAGCACTCAAGGATCTCACCGGTGGCATCGGCCCCGACAGCTGCATAGACGCTGTCGGGCTTGAAGGCCACTCCACGGAGTTGCAGGGCGTCTACGACAAGATCAAGACAGCAGTCATGCTCGAGACCGATCGCCCTGTTGTCTTGCGTCAAGCGATTCAAGCCATTCGTAAGGGCGGGACTGTCTCTGTGCCTGGAGTTTATGGCGGCCTGCTTGATAAAGTGCCGTTCGGCGCAGCCTTCGGTAAAGGCATCACGATGAAGATGGGGCAGACCAACATGCATAGCTACATGAAGCCACTTC
Above is a genomic segment from Granulicella cerasi containing:
- a CDS encoding zinc-dependent alcohol dehydrogenase, whose protein sequence is MKAVCWMGTHKIETQTVPDPELVNPHDAIIKITKTAICGSDLHLYDGFIPTMESGDIMGHEFMGIVEEVGKDVTNLKRGDRVVVPFTIACGNCLFCKKKLWAACDNTNPNAHLMEAAYGYSGSGLFGYSHMMGGYAGGQAQYARVPFANVGPLKIESDLPDEKVLFLSDIFPTGYQAAENAQILPGDTVAVWGCGPVGQFAIASAFMLGAGRVIAIDRLPERLALARSLGAVTVDYSENDTDVLTALKDLTGGIGPDSCIDAVGLEGHSTELQGVYDKIKTAVMLETDRPVVLRQAIQAIRKGGTVSVPGVYGGLLDKVPFGAAFGKGITMKMGQTNMHSYMKPLLERIEQNQIDPSYIISHRITLDQAPDMYKVWRDKKENVTKIVIDPWA